One Kwoniella newhampshirensis strain CBS 13917 chromosome 13, whole genome shotgun sequence DNA window includes the following coding sequences:
- a CDS encoding OPT family small oligopeptide transporter has protein sequence MSAGYTGVEQPITATQPTDPISIEELASPYENRQQRLKDEKYLQERDSGSDLDLEKSAPSPDLSDEYYKTDVFVDELTSKELIPNEAVTWNVDGDQSPFPEVAACVPNTDDPTLACNTVRAWILLTIFVIIFAGCNQFFGLRYPSLTIGYVVAQLLVFPIGRAWEKLPQRVVPLGPCSFYLNPGRFTVKEHALIVICVNLTAANAYAMGALVSIVSPVYWNRDYGPGFSFCYLLTTQALGFGLAGLSRRWLVYPAALIWPSSLASTVLFRALHEPQDPTPANGWTISRYRYFGFLTIGAFAWFWFPDYIWTSLSTFAFATWIAPNNQKVNTIFGMNSGLGLIPISFDWTQINYAGFPLTTPFYITCNAFAVVLFFYLFLSPILYYTNVWNSAYLPLLSSSTFDNTGKAYNISRVVDERLNFVVEKYEAYSPMYISMSYSLTYGLSFAAVTSIVIYTYLYNGKDIWAKFKNAKHGGEDIHKRLMASYKEVPDWWYGVLTAVVLGLGIFTIRYWDTELPVWGFIVVCFGMGVTLIVPEGILEGTTNQRIFLNIITELIAGYAWPGKAIANMMVKTYGYNAVKHGMDFAQDLKLGQYMKIPPRTLFFAQIYATLLATMTQTGVLRWMMGNIQDLCKPTNKDRFTCNGAKVVYNASIIWGTIGPQRMFQAGQTYSGLMYFFAIGPVCTVAVWLLYRRYPNSWIKYVNVPIFFNAAGNIPPANTTQYSLWFIFGFIFNYLIRTRAFAWWKRYNYLTQAAMDTGTALATIIIFFALSYNGIKLVWWGNTVGSDTADAKGTPWLHVAKGTHFGKGPGEF, from the exons ATGTCAGCAGGATACACCGGGGTTGAACAGCCCATCACCGCCACCCAGCCCACCGACCCAATTTCCATCGAAGAATTGGCCAGTCCTTATGAGAATCGTCAGCAACGAttgaaggacgagaagtACTTGCAAGAACGAGATTCAGGCTCGGATCTTGATCTGGAGAAATCGGCACCGTCGCCTGATCTCTCGGACGAATATTACAAGACCGATGTCTTTGTTGATGAACTCACTTCGAAGGAGTTGATCCCGAACGAGGCGGTCACTTGGAATGTAGATGGAGATCAGTCGCCCT TCCCCGAAGTCGCGGCTTGCGTACCCAACACAGACGACCCAACCTTGGCCTGTAACA CCGTCCGAGCCTGGATTCTTCTCACGATCTTCGTCATAATCTTCGCTGGCTGTAACCAGTTCTTCGGACTGCGATACCCGTCATTGACGATTGGGTATGTCGTGGCACAACTGTTGGTGTTCCCGATCGGTCGCGCGTGGGAGAAGCTGCCACAACGGGTCGTTCCCCTCGGTCCATGCTCGTTCTACCTCAACCCAGGGAGGTTCACCGTCAAAGAGCATGCTTTGATCGTCATT TGCGTGAACTTGACAGCCGCAAATGCCTACGCGATGGGTGCTCTTGTTTCGATCGTCTCACCAGTATATTGGAACCGGGATTACGGACCTGGATTCTCGTTTTGTTATCTCCTCACGACTCAAGCCTTAGG CTTCGGTCTCGCTGGTCTCTCACGAAGATGGCTTGTCTACCCTGCTGCTCTCATCTGGCCTTCATCGTTGGCATCGACCGTCCTCTTCAGAGCTTTACATGAGCCTCAGGACCCGACACCGGCAAACGGATGGACGATCTCGCGATACCGATATTTCGGCTTCCTGACGATAGGTGCTTTCGCGTGGTTCTGGTTCCCAGATTACATCTGGACGTCGTTGAGCACTTTCGCTTTCGCGACTTGGATCGCACCGAACAATCAGAAAGTGAACACCATATTCGGA ATGAACTCGGGTCTTGGACTCATCCCGATCAGTTTCGATTGGACCCAGATCAATTATGCTGGtttcccactcaccacaccGTTCTACATCACCTGCAATGCTTTCGCGGtggtcctcttcttttacctcttcctttcgcCCATCCTGTACTACACGAACGTGTGGAACAGCGCCTA CCTGCCACTTTTGTCCAGTAGCACTTTCGACAACACTGGAAAAGCGTACAATATCAGCCGGgtggtcgacgagagacTGAACTTTGTCGTGGAGAAATACGAAGCTTATTCCCCCATGTACATATCCATGTCCTACTCCCTCACATATGGTCTATCCTTCGCCGCCGTGACGAGTATTGTCATCTACACCTATCTATACAACGGCAAAGACATCTGGGCGAAATTCAAAAATGCGAAAcatggtggagaggatatCCATAAACGGTTGATGGCGAGTTACAAGGAAGTCCCGGATTGGTGGTATGGGGTCTTGACTGCCGTCGTGTTGGGATTGGGTATATTCACGATCAGATATTGGGATACCGAACTACCAGTATGGGGATTTATCGTGGTTTGTTTCGGAATGGGTGTCACTTTAATCGTTCCCGAAGGTATACTGGAAGGAACCACCAATCAGCGAA TCttcctcaacatcatcaccgAGCTGATCGCGGGATACGCCTGGCCAGGAAAAGCAATCGCGAACATGATGGTCAAGACTTACGGCTACAATGCtgtg AAACATGGGATGGACTTTGCTCAGGATCTGAAGCTTGGTCAATATATGAAGATCCCACCTAGGACTTTATTCTTCGCGCAGATCTACGCGACACTTCTAGCGACTATGACTCAAACAGGAG TCCTTCGTTGGATGATGGGCAATATCCAAGACCTTTGCAAGCCAACCAACAAAGACAGGTTCACTTGCAACGGTGCCAAAGTCGTCTACAACGCTTCGATCATCTGGGGAACTATAGGTCCTCAGCGAATGTTCCAAGCTGGTCAGACGTACAGCGGTTTGATGTACTTCTTTGCTATTGGC CCCGTCTGCACCGTTGCCGTGTGGTTGCTCTATCGTCGATACCCAAACAGTTGGATCAAATACGTCAATGTGCCAATCTTCTTCAATGCGGCAGGAAATATTCCCCCCGCTAAtacga CCCAATATTCACTCTGGTTTATCTTTGGTTTCATCTTCAACTACCTCATCCGTACAAGGGCTTTCGCctggtggaagagataCAATT ATCTTACTCAAGCAGCGATGGACACCGGAACTGCTCTCGCtacaatcatcatcttcttcgctctctcGTACAACGGCATCAAACTCGTTTGGTGGGGCAATACCGTCGGTAGTGACACCGCCGATGCGAAAGGTACTCCTTGGTTGCATGTTGCCAAAGGTACTCATTTCGGTAAAGGTCCTGGCGAGTTCTGA